The genomic window TCGAGTAATTCCTACAGCCACATTTATCGACCCACCGCTGGCAACCGTGGGCAAGAGCCAGGCGCAACTTGAACGCGAAGGCGTGCGCTTTGAAGTGAAGCAGGCCAAGATCGCCGATATCGCCGTGATGCCGCGACCGAAAATTGTGGGACAAACAACCGGCGTGGCGAAGTTCCTGATCAGCGAGGACGATCAGATTCTGGGAGCCACGCTGTGGTGCGTCGATGCTCAGGAGATCATCAATACCGTTGCGCTTGCCATGCGGGTAGGGATGACTGCGAGTGAGCTCGGCGGGCAGATCGTCACACACCCCGCCAATACCGAGGTGCTTAACGGGGTATTGGGGTAGCCACCCTGCCGGCGCGCTAGCATCGTTGGGTTGAAGCTGCCCCACCCTGCGCCACGGAAGGACACCCCACATGCCACAGACGCTGTCCCGGCGAGCCATTACCGTATGGTTGGCGGCCGTCGCCGTGTACGTGCTGGCCATTGCAGGGCGCACCTCCTTTGGGGTTTCAGGGGTTGCAGCCATTGAGCGCTTCCAAGTGGATGCCTCAAGGCTCGCCGTTTTCACCGCCGTCCAAGTGGGCGTGTACGCCATCGCCCAGATTCCCACCGGCGTACTGGTGGATAAACTCGGGCCGCGCTCCATGTTGCTCTACGGGGCCATTCTCATGGGCCTCGGGCAGATCATCCTCGGTTTCGCTCCAGCTTATTGGGTTGCGATTCTGGCGCGAGTCCTCATTGGTGCAGGTGACGCCACAGCGTTCTTATCGGTGATGCGCCTAATTCCCGCGTGGTTCCCGGCGCGCAAAGCTCCCCTGTTTTCCCAACTCACCGGGGCGCTGGGTCAATCGGGGCAATTCATCTCCGCTGTGCCGTTCCTCCACCTCCTCGGCGTGGCCGGGTGGAGCGTGGCGTTCGTGAGTTTGGGGGCGGTAGGCATTCTCATCGCCTGCGCCGCGTGGTACTGCATTGCCGATTCACCGGAACAGCATGGTAGCGAGGCCGCCTCGAAGTCATGCGGGCCGCAGCTTTCGCTCGGCGCACGTTTGCGCA from Corynebacterium gerontici includes these protein-coding regions:
- a CDS encoding MFS transporter: MPQTLSRRAITVWLAAVAVYVLAIAGRTSFGVSGVAAIERFQVDASRLAVFTAVQVGVYAIAQIPTGVLVDKLGPRSMLLYGAILMGLGQIILGFAPAYWVAILARVLIGAGDATAFLSVMRLIPAWFPARKAPLFSQLTGALGQSGQFISAVPFLHLLGVAGWSVAFVSLGAVGILIACAAWYCIADSPEQHGSEAASKSCGPQLSLGARLRTVLRSPTAWQGVFIHWSNLSPINIFLLLWGVPMMKLGMGLDAGQIATVLSTATIGSVCAGPLHGMISARAGNNRDLVALATSAINVGLFAWFFASGQPRNQIWLMVLIFVVALLAPAANYGFDSVREHLKYSVLATGTGLANMGGFVATMIGAQLIGALLDWHAQVATFQWADFRVAWLGIIFVWAVGAAGIVYCGLRLRRIRDNASVR